From the genome of Methylomonas sp. UP202, one region includes:
- a CDS encoding helix-turn-helix domain-containing protein, whose amino-acid sequence MVCPLAATHQSALDSLCETLLDLLALAEIRPNAIQSSRSQAVTLLEIKRHVEQRLADPALNASGIAQAVGPSAHYINALFEQERQSLMRYVLQRCLERCHQAIAQRQTAGLTISRIAFRGSFNDLAHFSRVFKKQYGVSPSALKLAE is encoded by the coding sequence GTGGTCTGCCCGCTTGCCGCAACTCATCAGTCGGCACTGGACAGCTTGTGCGAGACTTTGTTGGACTTGTTGGCGTTGGCCGAGATTCGGCCTAACGCTATCCAGTCGTCGCGGTCCCAAGCCGTTACCCTGCTGGAAATCAAACGCCATGTTGAACAGCGACTGGCCGATCCGGCGCTGAATGCAAGCGGCATTGCCCAAGCCGTAGGACCGTCGGCGCACTATATCAATGCGCTGTTCGAACAAGAACGGCAATCTCTGATGCGCTATGTTCTGCAGCGATGCTTGGAGCGCTGCCATCAAGCGATCGCGCAACGGCAAACGGCGGGATTGACGATTTCGCGGATTGCCTTTCGTGGGAGCTTTAACGACTTGGCGCATTTCAGCCGGGTATTTAAAAAGCAATATGGCGTGTCGCCCAGCGCATTGAAATTAGCGGAGTAG
- a CDS encoding MauE/DoxX family redox-associated membrane protein, producing the protein MIEQSTLKDAERVVRVLMAIILLTAGTSKFFSHGGFFEYYAGLFQGDLRIRLPTWLVKAYLYAIPFIEIGLGCVLLSNRHKVLAVYGWFAFMLSLLIGHYILQEWSSVSQMLDYFFLGLLCLVLPNHQSWLRRDIA; encoded by the coding sequence ATGATTGAACAATCAACTCTAAAAGACGCCGAACGTGTCGTTCGCGTGCTGATGGCGATCATTCTGCTCACTGCCGGCACCAGCAAGTTTTTCAGCCACGGCGGTTTTTTCGAATACTACGCGGGGTTGTTTCAAGGCGACCTTCGTATTCGGCTTCCCACATGGCTGGTCAAGGCTTACTTGTACGCGATACCGTTCATCGAAATCGGACTCGGCTGCGTACTTCTCAGCAATCGCCATAAAGTGCTTGCCGTTTACGGCTGGTTTGCCTTCATGCTTAGCCTGCTCATTGGTCACTACATCTTGCAAGAATGGTCTTCCGTCAGTCAGATGCTCGACTATTTCTTTCTAGGATTGCTTTGCTTGGTATTGCCCAACCATCAATCGTGGCTTAGACGGGACATTGCATGA
- the ilvE gene encoding branched-chain-amino-acid transaminase yields the protein MVKQSVTWLNGQLLPTEQATVPVNDHGLLYGDGVFEGIRFYKRRAFRLQRHLQRLQLSARAIALAIPLSTEELNAVIERLIEAFADDDGYIRLMVTRGAGPLGLNPNSCSQPNVIAIADQLTMIAIAEQQAGARLIVSSVRRLPADGLDPRIKSLNYLNHILAKIEANHAGADEAILLNGQGRVAEGTADNIFIVRNGRLLTPPCSEGALEGITRELVLKLAQDNGIETREQPLGVYDLYAADECFLTGTGAELIPVASIDCRSLPNCPGLVFRHLQQAFRRTIDQECGVVL from the coding sequence ATGGTCAAGCAATCGGTAACTTGGTTGAACGGCCAACTGCTACCCACAGAACAGGCGACAGTTCCGGTCAACGACCACGGTTTGTTATACGGCGACGGCGTGTTCGAAGGCATACGCTTTTACAAGCGCCGTGCCTTCCGTCTGCAACGGCACTTGCAGCGGCTACAGCTGTCGGCGCGGGCGATTGCGCTGGCAATACCACTCTCCACCGAAGAATTGAATGCCGTGATCGAACGACTGATCGAAGCGTTTGCCGACGATGACGGCTATATCCGTTTAATGGTCACACGCGGCGCCGGACCGTTGGGATTGAATCCCAATAGCTGTTCGCAGCCCAATGTCATCGCCATCGCCGACCAGTTGACGATGATTGCAATCGCTGAACAACAGGCCGGGGCGCGGCTAATCGTGTCCTCGGTACGCCGCTTGCCGGCCGACGGCCTCGATCCGCGCATCAAAAGCCTGAATTATTTGAACCACATTCTGGCCAAAATCGAAGCCAACCATGCCGGTGCCGACGAAGCGATACTGCTCAACGGCCAAGGCCGGGTCGCGGAGGGCACCGCCGACAACATCTTCATCGTCCGCAACGGCCGCTTGCTGACGCCGCCGTGCAGCGAAGGCGCGCTGGAAGGCATCACCCGAGAATTGGTGTTAAAGTTGGCGCAAGACAATGGTATCGAAACCAGGGAGCAGCCATTGGGCGTGTACGACCTCTACGCCGCCGACGAATGTTTCTTGACCGGCACCGGTGCGGAACTGATTCCGGTCGCCAGTATCGACTGCCGATCATTGCCAAATTGCCCCGGCCTGGTATTCCGACACTTGCAACAGGCTTTTCGGCGGACCATAGACCAAGAGTGCGGAGTGGTCTTATGA
- a CDS encoding sugar kinase, translating into MLPNYQFGPTDIVVTIGQDGLVANTLKYLEGQPVIAINPDPGRWDGKLLPFEIGELQSAVTKTIAGKSACKTITFAEARTNDGQRILAVNDLFVGPKSHTSARYLLSWNGREETQSSSGIIISTGFGSTGWFQSILAGALGVSGSESHPLKKGFAWHEQRLQFTVREPFPSLTTGTSLVFGAITPATPLKLESQMPENGVIFSDGIETDYLAFNSGTVVTISLAATQGQLIV; encoded by the coding sequence TTGCTGCCCAATTACCAGTTTGGACCAACTGATATCGTGGTCACCATCGGCCAGGATGGACTGGTAGCCAATACCCTGAAATATCTCGAAGGCCAGCCGGTCATTGCCATCAATCCCGATCCTGGTCGATGGGATGGGAAACTGCTGCCCTTCGAAATAGGGGAGTTACAATCAGCGGTGACGAAAACGATAGCCGGAAAATCGGCTTGTAAAACCATTACCTTTGCCGAGGCTAGGACCAATGATGGTCAACGCATTCTGGCAGTCAATGACCTGTTTGTCGGACCGAAAAGCCACACTTCGGCACGATACCTGCTGTCGTGGAATGGCCGAGAGGAAACTCAATCGTCGTCGGGCATCATTATCTCGACAGGCTTTGGCTCGACTGGCTGGTTTCAGTCGATCTTGGCAGGGGCCTTAGGCGTTTCCGGCAGCGAGTCCCATCCGCTTAAGAAGGGTTTTGCCTGGCATGAACAACGCTTGCAATTTACCGTTCGTGAACCGTTTCCGAGCCTGACTACCGGTACCAGCTTGGTATTCGGCGCCATCACACCCGCCACTCCGCTCAAACTGGAATCGCAGATGCCTGAAAATGGCGTGATCTTCTCGGACGGTATTGAAACCGACTATTTGGCATTCAATTCCGGTACCGTGGTGACGATCAGTTTGGCAGCGACTCAAGGGCAATTGATCGTTTGA
- a CDS encoding PLP-dependent aminotransferase family protein gives MNLRYENLAEHLYNAIAQNLYRPGERLPSVRQLSRQHQVSTATAVSALRLLEDQGHLEARQRSGYYVKPRPRSSLHEPTMSAPPREPTLVTGQEWVLRLVKATNDPKIVQLGAAVPAAAFLPTQKMAQLSASVARRYSQRIANYEFPPGEPELRRQIARRMSEQGCPVDPDDILITNGCQEAMTLALRAVTKPGDIVAVESPTFYGLLQVIESLSLRAIEIPTHPRDGIALDALQLACEQWPIKACIAVPNYSNPLGYCMSDERKRALVELVNRHKIALIEDDIYGDLGFGPQRPSMAKNWDSEGRVLYCSSFSKSLCPGLRVGWLVAGPYLEQTEYLKYVGNLATPTHAQLTVAEMLAKGGYERHLRQARNQYRQAVDRMTAAIGAYFPLGTRVTQPEGGFVIWVELPETVDATALSRRALERGISIAPGPMFSATQKYRNFIRLNCAVDWDERINQALVRLAQMVGGQ, from the coding sequence ATGAATCTTCGTTACGAAAACCTCGCCGAACATTTATATAACGCCATCGCCCAGAATCTGTACCGGCCAGGGGAACGCCTGCCCAGCGTACGCCAGCTTAGCCGGCAGCACCAAGTCAGCACCGCGACAGCGGTCAGCGCCTTGCGTTTGCTGGAGGATCAGGGCCATCTCGAAGCCAGGCAGCGTTCTGGCTATTACGTTAAACCGCGCCCACGCAGTTCGCTGCATGAACCAACGATGTCGGCACCGCCGCGCGAACCAACGCTGGTGACGGGTCAGGAATGGGTATTGCGTCTGGTCAAGGCCACCAACGATCCGAAGATCGTGCAATTGGGCGCGGCGGTGCCGGCGGCGGCATTTTTACCGACACAAAAAATGGCCCAGCTGTCGGCCAGTGTCGCCCGCCGTTACAGTCAGCGCATTGCCAATTACGAGTTCCCACCGGGTGAACCGGAATTGCGCCGACAAATTGCCAGGCGCATGTCGGAACAGGGCTGCCCGGTCGATCCCGACGACATCCTGATCACCAACGGCTGCCAGGAAGCAATGACGCTAGCCTTGCGGGCGGTTACCAAGCCGGGAGACATCGTCGCCGTCGAATCGCCGACCTTTTACGGGCTGTTGCAAGTCATCGAATCGTTGTCACTGCGCGCGATCGAGATTCCGACCCATCCGCGCGACGGCATCGCGCTGGACGCACTGCAACTGGCCTGCGAGCAATGGCCGATCAAGGCTTGTATCGCGGTGCCCAATTACAGCAACCCCTTGGGCTACTGCATGAGCGACGAACGCAAACGCGCGCTGGTAGAGTTGGTCAACCGCCATAAAATCGCGCTGATCGAAGACGATATATACGGCGACTTGGGTTTCGGCCCGCAACGGCCGTCTATGGCGAAAAACTGGGACAGCGAAGGCCGGGTGTTGTATTGCTCGTCGTTTTCCAAATCGCTGTGCCCCGGTTTACGGGTGGGTTGGCTGGTGGCGGGACCGTACCTGGAGCAAACCGAGTACCTGAAATACGTCGGCAATCTGGCGACGCCGACTCACGCGCAATTGACGGTCGCGGAAATGCTGGCCAAAGGCGGCTACGAACGGCATCTGCGTCAAGCGCGCAACCAATACCGGCAAGCGGTGGACAGAATGACGGCGGCCATCGGCGCTTATTTTCCGCTCGGCACCCGCGTGACCCAGCCGGAGGGCGGCTTCGTGATCTGGGTGGAGTTGCCGGAAACGGTCGATGCGACGGCGCTGAGCCGGCGAGCATTGGAGCGAGGCATCAGCATCGCGCCCGGTCCAATGTTCTCGGCGACGCAAAAATACCGCAATTTCATCCGCCTGAATTGCGCGGTGGATTGGGACGAACGGATCAATCAGGCCTTGGTCAGATTGGCACAGATGGTCGGCGGGCAATGA